GATGAAATCCCCTTTTACCTTAATTTTTGCACTCGAAGTAGGTTTGTCCGCAAAGAAGTGTTCATAATTAACCggggaaaaagaaagtattaatAAACTGGTGACTTAATTTCACCAGGAAAATAACTGGCAGAGTCCTGAGAAAAAAGGCTGCAAGCAGTTCTTAAACCTGAAGCCCAGATTTGAGTAAAAACTTTGCGTTTTTATTGCACAAGCAATCCTCTGGCCTCTTGGAATTACACACAGAACAGGAGCAGATCGTTTAAAAGTGATGGACTAAAATCAGCATTAGCAGCAACAAAAGAGCTGTGCCTCCCGTTCCTGGGGAAGATGTGCGGCTTTATCCCTGCCTTTTACCTGCCGGGGTGGGAAGCGGGGGGCGGCCAGGGGCGGGGAGCTCGGGCCGtgcccgcccccgccccgggggAGGCAGGCGGCTGTCCGCGGGTGGGAGGtgtctgcagctggaaaacagcagctccGGTTTCTGATCAGATTTGGGGGTGGGAGGTGTGTGTGGGAATAGCCAAGCGATGGATCTTCCCGTCTTTTGACAACACTCTCTCCTTCAGGACTAAGTCTGCACTGGAGGAAAATAACTGCAAGGGAGAACCACTAATCACACCTCTGTGTGGGAACTAACTCCGGGGAGCAGCCTGTGCCGCCAGCCCCAGGATATTCCCTGCCTCCAACCTGAAGTGATTCCTCCTGGAACGGTTCAGTCGCCCCTGCAGTTCACCTTTGCCCGCAGTAAACAGGCGTGCAATTTGGGTTTAATGGAGCTGGGTTTATTGTTCCTCTTTGGACTTACAATTACATCGACTGCAGGTAAcatgattttctttctttctttgccaTTTCCACGCATGCACACAAAGAAAggctgggttgggtttttttcttcttcttccaagAGGCTGCAAGCAACAGCCCACTCCGATGCGTGGTAAGTAACCAGGCGCCAAAGACATCATTTGGCCGTATGcagctttaaaagcaaagcactcGCTAGCGATGCACCCCAAGCCTGCGGGGGCTCCGGGTGCGCCCCGCCACGCTGCAGTAAATATAAACATAACGGTGCTTTTAACAGCCCTGAAACTTTCGAGGGACTGGCGACGGTTCGGGTCCTGTTACAAAAGGGGCTGCGAGGcactgggggaggggggtgctCCCCGTGCCGGGGGGGCGCGGGGGCAGGGGCGCAGCAGGGGGAGCTGAGCGCTGTTGTTGCCTTCCCCCGATACAGGGTCCGCGCTGCCCCGGCCTCGCTCCCCGCCGCTGCCGGCGGGCGGAGAGCCGCGCCCGGCGGCGCTGGGGCAGAAGCAGCGGGAGGAGAGCGAAGCGGCGGCGCTGGCGGCCGGCAGCAGGGCCAAGGTGGACGGCGGGGCGCTGCGGCGGCGAGCCCGGCGCTGCACTTGCTACACCTACAAGGACAAGGAGTGCGTCTACTACTGCCACCTCGACATCATCTGGATCAACACCCCCGAGTGAGTGCgggcgggagggcggcgggaCGCGAAATGGCGGGCCGGGCTGCGAAGGGGGCGACCCTCGCGGGGAGGGGCAGGCGAGAGGGCGGTGTGGCGGCCTGGCCTCTGCCGGGGGGCGGTGACGGGCGGGGGTTCCGTGCCCGCCCCCGGGGGACCCCCGAGGCAGAGCCCCGGCGCCGCGGGCCCCGCTGAAGGCGGAGCCGTGCCCCGCCGGGGTCAGGGGCGGTCGGGGGGGGCGGCCGCGCTCCCCAGGTAGCCCGTTGTTCCGCTGCCGGAGcgggggctgctggagcaggctctgcCGGCAGGGCCTCCGGGGAGCCGAACCagccggcggcgggcgggccggtACCTCGCCGCCTTCACACCTGCCGGGCCGTGCCCGAGGGGCGCCGGTGAGCCCGAGAGCCTCGGGCAGTGCCGGCAGTCCCAGCCGCTCAGAGAGGTAAGTTGCCCACAGACGCACACAGAACACAGCGGCATGGCTGTGCAGAGGTACTTTGCTGTACGCCGCGTGTGTGTGCTGTCTACAGCCTGAGTGGAATTAGTCACAGGGTCGTTACTTTGTAGgagaaatctgttttaaataaaccaCTCTCATTGGGAAAAGAAGAACAGTGTGTATGCAGCTGCACTGTTTTTGATAAAAATTCATGCAGAAAAAATCCCctgacattaaaataataattttttaaacctCAATATGCCAGACTTAAGATGTTACAAAAGGACATCTTTTACAGTTGTGTTTTATGGGAATGGCAAACATAAGGCTTTGTTTCGACTCATACtaaaaacaatttttgaaaAGATAACATTTCCCACGAACTACAAATTCTGGGTTTCACAGAGGTCAGTGGGGGTAAAGCACGTATGCAGAAAAGTAGGGTCTAGTACTAACAATACTTAATGAAGTTATCCAGGAAGAGTGACACGTTGTCTACATCCTAAAAGTTAGAGGCCTCCTTTTCCTAGACTGTTGTACATATCCTGTCTCTCTGAGTAAATAAAACAGTCTTAAGGATTTGTAAAGATTTTCAAAGGCTAATAGGTTTCACTTTTGTATCAACCACAGCAATcaattaattagaaaattatCAGGAGATCAGATGACTCTAAAAGCAGATTTCTTTAGATGAACTTCAAGAATTAAAGATCTTGGGACTGTACGACTGTGAACTTCTAAACACAACATCAAGTATTCCACCAACTACAGTTTGGGAACACATACTAACTTGGATCTGCCTTTGAATGAATTGCAAAGCTTTTAATCagattaaaataacaaaaggaaTAGGAAAATAGAAAGTAGCAGTAAAATGGGTTAAGTCAAATGGGGTTTAGGGCACTTAATTTGTAAATTCATGTGTGTGTCCTGGCTAGAGGCCATGTCTGATGACAAATCTTTTTAACTTCTACCAGCCTGTAAGTATCATGTATTCACACAAGTCATTCAATTGTTTGAGTTCCATACCTGCACTAATCCATTCTAGGATTacttagaattattttaacCAAATATTTATGACTCAGTATATTTAAGTCAGAGCTCACCAGTGAAAACAGGGGAATGACATTCCTTTTCCTCTACACACTGGATAAATAGAATTCTGCTAATTTTAAACACCCTTTTTAAAGGATATCCTGTTTTAAGTCTACAGGAATTTTAATTTCCACTCCAGTGGGAAAAGTAGTGTGCATTTATTCAGTCACATGGAGAAGTTTTTCCTACTTGAAAGTTTTATGCAAATATTAccaaagaaagaataaagagtACAAAATAGGtagcaagatttttttatgcCATTTGACTGGACATTTATATGCAAACTATAGAATGAATATATTAAATTTCAACATTCATTTTGAGTATTAATTTTAGCTACTGTGCTCCAAAGACATGAACCTGTATAACCAATACTGTTGGAAACTGGGTTAATCAGGATGCTGGGGTTGATAAATAGTGTATAATAGTGGAAAGCAGGGGAATTAGTCCAGTAGGAACAGAATTGTCTCAAATCTGTAAATGCTTATCAGAATTGGAGAAAGGAGGCCCTCTCAAAGTTGGCTGGCTGTGATGACTAGACGGGTGCCCgtgggctggcagagccaggtGTCTGAACTGGGCTGCCTTGTGTTCCTGCTCCTCTAGTTGTTTCTTGAGTCTTGCCTGGTCTGAGCTAGCAAGGTGAGCAGTGAAAGGGAAAAGATCTGTCCACAGGTGAAACAGATGTACAGATCTCCCTCTAAGctgacagattttttaaaacatcctaGGATTCTTCCAAGAAATGCTTCTATATATGAGGGCAGAGGTAGTAATTGACACATGTACACATGTAGCATTAGGCATTTTGGACCATGTTCAGTGCAACAGAGCAGGGATAAGATTTCATGTCATGTCTGAATGAGCAGGCACTAATTCTGTCCTGATATCCTACCTGGACCAATGTCTCATTAAGTCAGAAGGCACTTACAGACTGACTTACAGTCAGGCCTGCATGGGCAATATCCCAAGAAAGCTAAGCTACTTCTTTTAAATGGAAGTAACCAGTGGATCTGTACAGACTGGCTGTTTGTAAATGGGGCATTTATGTTGCTCTCGTATGCGTATTGTTGAAAGTTTTTCTAAAACTGGGAGGCCAGAAAGATGGCGTTAAAGATTGACCTTTTCCTGACCATCTGTTGATTCTGAActtttttctgctgattttcttatgcctttttttgtttggtttttctcgCTACATCACACAGTGcagttgctttttattattttttttctttcttatttcttattcCTATCACAAATTCCTTAAGTTTTTCTGATTCCAGGTTACTCTCTCCTCCATACTTCAGAGACAAACTTAACTTCCTCCTATGGTTTCTTCCCCTGCTCTTCCCAACAGGAGATGCTGTTAAGCATTTTTACAATATGTTCAAAATGAATCTGGTCATGGCCTTTCCTCCTGTTCTGGAAAAGAGCTTAAGGTTTTTATTGAAGCTGGTGGAGGTAGAGTGATGATAGAGTCTGTTCCTATCCTTGCTGAGAAACCACTTAGATCAGCAGGGTGACAGTTGCAGAAAAGCACAATATTGCAGAATATGCAGCCTGTGACTCGCTGCAGCTATTGCCAATTCATGGAGAAATTCTCTCTGCACGTGTCTGAATATCACTTTATACTTGTCCATGAGGCACTGCTGTTAGTCTAGGCCACTAAGTGCACCAGCATTAGTCTGACATAGTGAGTCTTTTATGCTGGAAACAGTGAGAGCCTTAAGAGGAAAAGATGACAACCTAATGAAAGTCTGGTAAGTCAGCACAGAGAAATGCAATTATGTGATGTAGACAATGGTTGCATAACAAAGTTAATTAAAAGTTGGTAAATTGTTCTCACTGATAAGACAGATTACTGAGGAATTAgtttgcaatgtattttttttgtcaagtgATTAATTATGCTTATCTTGATCTATAGCTAcagacatattttaaataagaattaatTGTCTTTTAAACAGTACCCACTGCTGTAATACAGCCACAAGTTGATGCTTAATTCTGtaagtgaaagaagaaaatacaggcaAGCCTTCTAGATCTGCACATCTTCAAAGGGGTCCTGTATTTCAAGATGAACTGAGCTTGTGCATCCAACAGCAACATGTGGTTTAATTAATGACATTGCTCTATGGGGTTTTAGAGATGCTCAGAATTATTAGTAAAAGATTAAAAGGCGACAACTCTAAAAAAGTGATACTGTCATGAGGTTACAGTATCAGATACTCAAGCAGCCTTTAATTCTGAAGTGAAATTTTAGTGAGGATGTATGGTAATAATGCAGACACTTTTCAAAGGAGAATTAGTGTAGAGCCACAtggataaaattatttcctcactCAAACTaagcatgaaaaataatttcttgaagAGTCTAAATCaaaagtttttggttttgttttgtttgggtttttgattcttcttttttctagATGAGGTgttatttcagtatttgctgTTATGCTTAAAAGAGGAGTAACTGAAATTCTGGGACCATGTTATGAAGACCAGCTTACATGATGATCTAAGAGTTCTGTGTTCCAATTACATGAGATTTTGGATCAGTAGAATTGGATGGACAAAGTGAAAGGAAGAATGTGATCTAACATCTTTGTGTTTGAAGCTCTGATCTGTACTTAGACCTGTTCCATTTCCTCAGTGGAAGGATTAGGACATGCACTGGCTTGTAGTCTGTTGCTTTGCTCTGTTCGGATATGCTGATAGAGGATATGCTGAGTGTTCCACAGTGTGAGGTTAACATGGTGACACTACCAGGATGTGGTGTTTTGTTACTTTAATAAAGAAGAAACTTGTTTATGTGACACATGCAACTCAGATATGCTTAAGTGGCAATCAGACTCTAGCCATAGGTTGACTCCAGATAGTTCTCCTGTAGAAATCTCTTTCCCTGACCTAAAGTGACCACCTGTTAGggtgaaaaatgcttttcaaacaCTTTGATTTTTTGGTCTTTCCTGTAAATGCTGCCAAATGGGCCTTTTAGTGGTCCAGGGCTTGTCAGAAGCTAAACAGACAACAGCAGCTGATTCCACATAAAATCAACTCTTTAACAGTTATGGTTAATGATCTTTGCTAACCACTGGCTTTGGTCACCATCAGTAAGTCAACTTAGAATGGAAACGATTTGTACTGTATTATTGCTTCACTCATAGTTTTGCTCATACATAGAAAGGAAGTGGTATCTTGGGATGTTGTTAAAAACAGAGAACACTTAAGACAAGTAATTGAATAGTCATGTTCTAACTCTATGCTCTGCTGGCTAACCTCTACTTCATAACATCTTTTTGTTACCTGCATCTCATTAAGGATTTAATTTTGTTGAATGAAACCCCACATAAAagatttaaatgcttttcatctttctggATATTAAATTGTATTATCAAGTGTTACAGTTACcctattttttgaaaattatctTAATCATTAGATAAGTATAGTTGATGTCTCCTATATTACTGGAAATAAAAGTACACAGCTAAAGATCTCTTATTCAGCAAAACAGTTAGGCATGTGCTTATAATCTTAATAGATCAGACTGAAAATACCTGCTAGCCAAAGGCACGATGATAAAACAGTGGCTGCAAGCCAGGCAGTTCAAATAAGGAAGCTGATCTGTTGGTTAAACAGTATGCATGGTTAACCATCCGAACCAAGTGCCAAAAGTGAAATGATGAATCTCCTATagattatatttttctgaatgaaGTTTGCCCTGCATTTTGCAGACTTTACTATCCACATGTTCACTGAAACCTTTTTGTCTTACACGTGTGGATACTACCAAGTTTAGAATATGTATATACACTGTATGTCCTAATATAGCCTGAATGTTGaagggtaaaaagaaaaatcttaacaCGCCAGTAACaactgaaataactgaaataaaggTATCGAACCTATGGGTATACTCACTAGTAGAAAAAATACCAAGTATAAAGCAGATAATCTTCCTCATCGTAATCCATTCcttttaactttttccttttttttagtTGCAAATTTTTGTGAAAATTTAAATGACACATTGTCAATATCTCTAATCCTAATAATTGGAGTATCTTTGGTGTTAAAAAGCTGCACATTTTTTCACATCAAAtggaaagtatttaaaatggaTTTACTGAACATAGTAACAGGCTTCTGCTGTATTATTATGTTTCATCACAGACAAATTTGATTTTTTGGCCTGTTATTCAAACATAGTTATTCATGCATATTTAAATTTTGTACTGACTTCATGCTTCCAGTGTCTTAGTGTCTGAAATACACACAGTTTGCATGCCCTCCACAGTCTAAAAGTAGAATATTTCCTCTTAGTGTTCCTGTAAAACTTATTTTCAGTACTCACAGTGTTGATGTTTTAACAGCAGTATTCTCAGAAAGGCTTGAAATTATTTGGCTCTGCTGAATAAAATCCCGTCACTGCAGGAGTTGGCCCTGCAGAAGATGGGGTCAGAAATGAGACACAGGAGGAGAGCTAGTGCCTTGAAATTTACTACTGCTGCTCATGTGGGCTGATTCTAAGAATAAACAGTCTTGAGGGCTGTCAAACCACAGTCACTTTCATCAGTCTTAAATTTTAACACCAAGTGTTTATTTTCCcccaggtttttgttttctttgtttttaaaccagCGGTGGATTTTGAACTATATACACTGTGGAGAGTGGTAGAAACACACACTGGTGTGTGTGTTCTGCAAGATCATGGAGGTACATCTTTTTTGATAACAGTAGCCTACTGGGTATCTAGGAACACTTTACTACTACTAAATCAAGCATGTAGAAAATAAAGGTGTAGCTATAAAGGATAAAAGTGTTTCCTCTGGAATGAATTTTAACTGCAAGAAGCTACTCAGAAAAAGTACAGCTCAAGTGAATGGAGTATATGGTTAAGTTGACAGAAGACCAACAAGTCTTCTTTGAAGAAGGTGTTTTACTTCTTAAATTATTACAATGAGGATAAGAAGGAAGGGATAGTACTGGAGATACACctactacattaaaaaatatgccTGTTGCAGAAAGAGTTTGAGCCAACTTTCAGAGCAGCCAGTGGTCTCTTCCATCTACAGATGTACACAACAGTACTGCAGTAGCTTTATATGGAAGTATAGAGGGAAATACCTGATATTTTTCCAAGCATCTTTCATTCTGaagacattttgtttcatttggagGATGTTAAattttgctgcctttccacATTCTTTGTTCTCAGTGGTCCTTACAGGGATCTCTTACATTTTAAGATTGTCTGAAAACACTGGAAACTGCTGGGAGCCTTGCTGGCCTGGATGCCTGCCAGAAAATATATTGCTGAATACTGAAATCACAGCATCTAAGATGATTGCTGCAACCCCCTCATCCCTTTGTTTTGGCTGAAACTCTCAAGTGCCCTGGAGGTATCTGCTGTATTTAAGTGGCTGGGAAAGTAGAAAATAATAGCAGCTCATAGGTCAATTATAACATAGCATGAGAAACTCAGCCACattacacaaaaattaaaataaaccaattGGGTTTGTCTCCCTGAATTCTGAACCTTCAGTATAGTATAAATGAGGACAGCAGCACTTAGGCTAATTAGACTTGGAGGTAGTAATCATTCAATGGGCAGTTTTTCTGTGGGAAATTTTCACTGATATCACTGGTTCAGAATGGTTGCTTCACCATTACTCACTACTTGTCTTTTTCAACAAACAACTACCTATCTCTGTTAATTTAATGGCAAAAACTTGCTTCAAGAGATAGCTGACTTTTAGTGGGCTATTTCAGCATCTAAGTATTCAATATGCAAAtctatgcttttttcttttaaaattccagGAGAAACATTGGCTGACCTAAAGTTTGCTGTGTGTTCCTTCCATTGCATTGCATTTCCATCAAAAGATTCTTTCAAGTGACAAGAgcacattttgctttcattagtTTTGTGCGGCTCTATATTATACATGGAATTATCTACAGATAACAGATCTGTTGCACTGATTAATCATAATTTCATTATATGGAATAATTCCAGGTTCTGGAGAGTTGTGTTAGCATCTTATTTTTTGCATACCAAGTATGCAACAAATAGCTTGTACTGAAGAAGAAGCAGATGCCTCACCTGagatggaaaggaaataaacttTTGGCCAACAGAAATGTTTGGTGACAATTACATGTTGACAATAATTCCTATTAATCATGTAGAAACTGTGATTCTACTTGCCTCATTTTGAACCTGAGCATTGCAGCACCAtaagagaagaacaaaaagcagcatttgttaATCACCCATAACAATCTAAGATTAAGCATGCTGCTAGGCAAATGCTTCTGATACTTTTAACTGAATCTCTTCAGCATCTCTTCTCACTTCTGAAGTGCTGGGAAAGAGGCATGAACTAACTTGAAACCCTAACATTTTCAACTGCTGGAATGATGACTATACACACACTAACATTTGCTTAAATGTTGTGATTTACGAGTTGCATCACAGTAACTGACAGGcaagaaaacatcaaaacatctgtattttttagcTCCTTTGGAATACTGTTGGAAATACTTGGGGTTGCTATTGAAATTTATCTGTTTTGGGTTTGAATTTTTGGATGAGAAATCAGAAGCAGGCACATTGGGAGAATTattacatttcca
This sequence is a window from Apus apus isolate bApuApu2 chromosome 15, bApuApu2.pri.cur, whole genome shotgun sequence. Protein-coding genes within it:
- the EDN3 gene encoding endothelin-3, with translation MELGLLFLFGLTITSTAGSALPRPRSPPLPAGGEPRPAALGQKQREESEAAALAAGSRAKVDGGALRRRARRCTCYTYKDKECVYYCHLDIIWINTPERTVPYGLSNYRGSFRGKRSIGQIQSTFQSSFRCSCLDARDKQCMQFCRRMQDRRRNQGSMEKTEEKDQRREEEHTFIQ